TCACAATCAAGGTCTGCGTACCACTGCCACCATGATGTTCGGACACGAAGAAACACCCGCTCAGCGACTGCAACATCTTTTTGCTGTGCGAGATACACAGGATCGCACCGGAGGATTCACTGCTTTCATTCCCTGGACCTTCCAGCCTGACCACACGGATTTACCCCACTGCCGCAAACTAACCAGTGTTGAATACCTCCGCCTGCTTGCTGTCTCCCGCATCGTACTCGACAACATAGACAACGTGCAGGTCTCATGGGTCACCATGGGGCCAAAAATAGCCCAGTTAGCCCTCTATTTTGGAGGCAATGACTTTGGCTCCACCATGATTGAAGAAAATGTCGTCAAGGCTGCCGGTGTTTCGTTTCGGCTTTCACGCGAAGAAATCGACCGTCTGGTCACGGCTGCCGGATTCATCCCTAAACAGCGATCCATGGATTACACCATTTTGGAGAATCGTTAATGGCTATTCAACTTGGAAAAATCGGCTACCTTAATGTCCTACCCATTTACCACCCGCTGGAATCAGGACTGATCGCCAACGACTTCCAGATACACTCCGGGCCGCCATCGGCATTGAACAATCTCATGGATGCTGAAAAACTGGATATTTCAGCTGCTTCTTCCATTGAATATGCTCGTCATCCAGACAAATATTATCTCGTACCGAACATAGCCATTGGCAGTCGCGGCCCGGTACAGAGCGTTCTGCTTTTGAGTCGATATCCTGTGGAAGAGCTCAAAGGGAAAACCATATTGGTCAGTTCTCAAACGCACACTTCCGCAGCTCTCCTTTCCGTCCTGCAAAAGGAACTCTGGGAAATCGAAACGACGTACAGCACTGGAAATGCCACAGTCACTCTTGAGAAGGGAGAACGCCCAGACGCTATCCTGGCCATCGGCGATGAAGCCTTGAATTTACGCTTTCATCCTGATTATACACACCGCATTGATCTTGGTGAGGCATGGCGAGAGCTCACAGGGCTGCCCTTCATTTTCGGAGTCTGGATAATTCAACGAAAGAGTTGGAAGAAATCAGAAAGCAAACTGTCTAAAGCTGTCAGCAAGTTGCTTGAGGCCAAGGATTGGGGCGTTGAAAACATAAAAAAAATGTGCATTCTTGCAGCGGATTCAAGCTGCTTGTCGGACGATGAGATGTGTTCATATTTTGACGGCTTAGTCTATGACTTGGCCGAAGAAGAGATCAACGGTCTTACTCTATTTTACACACATCTCAAAAAACACGGGCTGATTGAACGTGTTCCAGAGTTGCATTTTATCCCGTAGCCATTTTTCGCTACTTGGTATTAAAATCAACAAAAGCTTTCAACGCAGGAAACATGTGACGTCCGCTATGGTACACGAGATAGAACTGTCTTGTTCCTGACAGCTCGGGTATATCCAAAGCGGTTAACACACCCCTGGCGATCATATCTTCTGCCACCAGCCGCGAAGTAAAGCAGATCCCAACGCCGTTGGCAGCATGAGCAAGGCTTTCGGAAGTCCCTTCGACGCGACAACGTATTGTGAGGTCCTGAATACTGCGCCCAGAGCCCTCAAGCGCTCTTTCCAGCACTAGACGCGTCGCTGACCCTCGTTCACGCATGATCCAGGGCAAAGAAGCAACCTGAGCCAATGACAGAGCGCCGCTTTCAGGCAGCCACGATGCATTACGAGCTGCAACAACCATTATTTCGTCATCAACAAGATGGTGTGCAACAACTTCCGCATCTTCAGGCTTTTGTCCAACTATCCCAACCGGCCACGCCCCAGAAAGTACACGCTTCAGAACTTCGGAAGAATCGTGTGTATGGATTGTAAAACTTACTTCGGGATATTTCTTGGAAAAACCAGCAAGCATCCCCGGCAAGATACTCAATGATGGAATAGTACTGCACCCGATACCGAGATCACCTACAACCCTGTCTCGCAACATTTCAATTGATGCTTTCGCACGATCCAGATTGGCAAAAACCTTGATTGCATTTTCATAAAGGACATCACCAGCCTGTGTCGGAATAACTTTTCGCCCAAGCCTATCAAAAAGCTTTACGCCAAGTTCCTCTTCCAAATTGGCAACATGAGAACTGATGGTCGGCTGCGAGAGAAACATGACATCTCCGGCTTTGGAGAAACTCTGCAATTCATACACTCTGCAAAAGGCTTCAAGCTTCCTGACGTCCATGGCAAAATCTATCCTTGATATTGAGATTATCTATAGAAAGTCATAAAAAAAGGGCAGGTCATAGACCTGCCCTTTTTAACATTACTTTTCTTCGGCTTCTTCAGAAGCAGCTTCTTCAGCAGGCTTCTCTTCTACCTTTTCTTCTTTCTTGACTGCGTCCTTCTTAGGAGCGGCCTTCTTTTTCGGAGCGGCCTTCTTCTCTTCTTTGGCAGGCTTGGCTTCTTCTTTCTCAGCCGGAGCTTCTGCTGCTTTCTTGGTCAATTCAATAATGACCATGGGCGCGCAGTCACCCTTACGGGGCTGGGAAAGTTTAATGATACGAGTGTAACCACCCGTGCCGCCTTCAAAGCGAGGACCAATTTCGTCAAAGAGACGCTGGACCAGCTGATGGCTGCCGAGGACCTTGTAGGCCTGACGGCGAGCATGCAAGTCGTTACGCAGAGACAAAGTGACAAGCTTGTCTACAATGCTGCGAAGCTCCTTGGCCTTGGGTTCAGTGGTGCGAATCTGCTCATAAGTCAGCAGTGCGCGTGCCATGTTTTTGAACATGGCGGCACGATGAGTATTGGTCCGATTCAGTTTGCGGCCTGACTTTCTATGCCTCATTTTTCTCTTTCCTCTTCAACCATTCCTGGTATTTCTTGTCGAAATCCTCAACCGACATACCGAACTTCAGGGTCATGGCATCCAGAACGCGACGAATCTCGTCCAGGGATTTACGACCAAAGTTCTTGGTCTTCAGCATGGCCTGCTCGGTACGTTGAACCAGTTCACCAACCAACTGGATGTTGGCAGCCTTCAGGCAGTTGGTGGCACGAACAGAAAGTTCGAGCTCATCAATGGACTTGAAGAGGTTCGGGTTCAGATCAATTGCATCATCTTCTTCTTCGTGAGTCTCCGAAGAGAGTTCATCAAAGTTGATAAAGACGGACAACTGCTCTTTCAGGATCTTGGCACTGTATGCACAGGCATCCTCGGGGGAAACCGAACCATCGGTCCAGACCTCGAGAATGAGCTTGTCGTAGTTGGTCATTTGGCCGACACGCGCCTGTTCGACAGAGTATGCGACCTTCTTGACTGGGGAGTAACTGGCGTCGAGGATCATGGAGCCGATTTCGTCGGTCAGCCCTTCGTGCATGTCAGCAGGGACATACCCCTTACCCATGCGGACTTCCAACTCCATCTTGAAGCTACGGTTCTCAGTCAGGGTGGCAATCAGCTGATCCTTGTTCAAAACAGTAACGTTCTGATTTTCCTGAATCATGCCGGCCGTAACCTGGCCCATCTTGTTGGCTTCAAGTGTCAAACGCTGAGGCTCGTCCGTGGTCATTGCCATACGAACAAGTTTCAGATTCAACACGACCTCGGTCATGTCCTCAAGAACACCAGGCACGGTGGTGAACTCATGCTGCACTCCCTCAATGGAGGCGGACACAATGGCACACCCCTGCATGGAGGAAAGAAGAACCCGGCGCATGGCGTTGCCAATAGTAGTGGCATAACCACGCTCCAAAGGTTCACAGATGAATTTACCGTACATCTCGGAGGACTTGGGATCACGCACCAATTTCTCGGGCTTGACCAGTTCGCTCCAATTGCGGGTGTTGATGAGTTTGTCGCCGTTCTCAATAAGCATGAAGTCCCCTATTTACTTGGAGTACAATTCGACAATAAGCTGCTCGTTGATCGGGAACTGTATATCTTCCCGGTTCGGCATGGCCTTAACCGTGCCCTTGAAGTTGGCACCGTCAGATTCCAACCACTCAGGGCAACCGCGGCGGGCAATGACTTCCTGGGCTTCATTGATCACGGGGATCTTGCGGGCTTCTTCGCGGACTTCAATGACGTCAGCAGACTGCACTTGCATGGACGGAATGTTCACGCGGCGGCCATTGAGTTTAAAGATGCCGTGCAGTACCAACTGACGAGCTTGATCGCGAGAGTTGGCAAAGCCAAGACGATAAATCACGTTATCCAGACGACGTTCGAGGAGGATCAACAGGTTGTGACCTGTGACACCCTTCATACCGTCGGCACGATGGTAGTACATACGGAACTGGCCTTCGAGAACGCCATACATACGGCGGACTTTCTGCTTTTCACGCAACTGGATGGCGTAATCGCTCATCTTGTGGCGCATGCGGCCGGAGTGTCCCGGTGGGTAGGGGCGCTTTTCGTAAGCGCACTTATCAGTGTAGCAGCGATCGCCTTTGAGGAAGAGCTTCTCTCCCTCACGACGGCACAGCTTGCATTTAGCTTGAGTATATCTTGCCACGATACTTCTCCTTAATTAGACCCTGCGGCGTTTAGGCGGACGGCAACCATTGTGGGGAATCGGAGTGATGTCCCGAATGAAGGTAACCTTGAAGCCTGCGTTGTTGATGGCGCGCATTGCGGCCTCACGTCCGGAGCCAGGGCCCTTGACGTAGATGCCGACTGTACGCATGCCAGAATCCTGAGCGCGCTTGGCGGCGGATTCAGCTGCCATCTGTGCCGCGAAAGGAGTGGACTTGCGGGAGCCCTTAAAATGAGCGCCTGCGGAAGCCCAACTGACGACATTACCCTTAACGTCTGTAAAGGTCACGATCGTATTGTTGAACGTGGCCTTGACGTGGGCAATACCGACGGGAATGTTCTTCTTCTCTTTCTTTTTCCCAGATCGACGGGGTTTAGCCATTGCCTTAATCTCCGTTGAATAAATGTCTATAAAACGCTCACTGCCTACAGGCAGAAAGCGATATTTCGCGATGTCGCGTGCTTATTTCTTCTTGCGGCCCATGACGGAACGACGGGGACCCTTACGGGTACGTGCGTTGGTCTTGGACTTCTGTCCGCGAACGGGCAGACCACGACGATGGCGCAAGCCGCGGTAGCAGCCGATATCCATCAGACGTTTGATGTTGGTGGTGATCTCACGACGAAGGTCACCCTCAACCTTGTAGTTGTTTTCAATCTCGAGGCGGATCTGGCTGACTTCATCAGCAGTGAGGTCGTCACTGTTGGTCTTCCAGTCCACTTTCGTAGTATCGAGAATCTGCAGGGCCATGGTCCGGCCGATGCCGTAAATGTACGTCAGCGCAACATCAATGCGCTTGTTCTTCGGCAGATCAACACCAGCAATACGTGCCATAGTTATTTCCCTCTATCCTTGACGCTGCTTGTGACGGGGGTTCTCACAGATTACCCGCAGGACACCGTTGCGCCTGATTACTTTGCACTTGGAACACATTTTCTTAACAGAAGGTCTTACTTTCATGACCATCTCCATTGTCTGAATACAATAATGCCCGTGCCCCCTTCCGGGGGTGGCCTTTTAAACGAAGCTGATTTTACTACAGCGTTTTACGACAATAAGCAAGTCCTAAATGTCCATCTCCATGGGACCTAGTCGGACAAACTCAATATCATCGGTCCATCGGAGGTAATTGCAACGGTGTGCTCAAAATGAGCAGACAGTTTCCTGTCCTTTGTCACCGCTGTCCATTTATCCTCGAGAACTTCAACTTCGTGACTCCCAACCGTGACCATCGGCTCAATGGCAAGCACCATACCGGCTTTAAGAGGAAGACCAGCGATGCCCTTGGGGACGAAGTTGGGGATTTCAGGCTTCTCATGGAGATGACTGCCAATCCCGTGTCCTACAAAACGACGAACTATACCAAAACCAAACCCTTCAACGTATGACTGTATTGCCGCGGAGATGTCATACAAGTTGTTTCCGGGAACGGCTTTATCAATACCCTTATAAAGAGACTCTCGGGTTACGTCCATAAGCTTTTTTGCTTCGTCAGAAACCTGCCCGACCGCGAAGGTTCGGGCGGAATCTCCGTAAAACCCTTCATACACGACACCCATGTCAACACTGACAATGTCACCTTCTTCCAGGAAACGCTCCTTCGAAGGAAAGCCGTGTACAATCTCGTCATTCACAGAACAACATAGAGCAAAAGGAAAACCTTGATACCCTAAAAATGCCGGACGGACGTCGTACTGGTCGCACATCGACCGGCATATATCCTCGAAAAGCATGGTTGAAACGCCAGGTTTGACGTTCTCTTCAAGCTCATCAAGAATGGTGGAAACAATGCGATTGGCCTCACGCATGAGGCCAATCTCTTTATCATTTTTGAGGAAGACACCCCTGAACTTTTTCAAGGCTAATGCCTACCCTTCAACTTGCCGGCTTTGCCCATCAGTCCCTCGTATTGACGAGAAATAAGATAGGATTCGACCTGCCCCATGAAGTCCATGGCCACGCCGACCACGATCAGCAGCGAAGTTCCGCCGAAGTAAAACGGCACACTGAACTTGCTAATCAGAAACATTGGGAGCACACACACCGCGGAGACATAAAAGGCTCCCCACAAGGTAATGCGGGACAGTACTCTGTCGATGTACTCACGGGTACGGACACCCGGACGAATGCCCGGAATGAAGCCGCCCTGCTTCTGAATATTCTCTGCAATTCCTTTGGGATCAAACATGATCGCCGTATAGAAGTAGCAGAAGAAGATGATAATTCCAATGAATAATAAATTATAAACAATGGAAGTCGGACTCATGATGGCTGCAAAATCCTGCAAAAACTCACTGCTCGAAAACTGAGCAAGCGTTGCAGGAAACATCAGAATGGACGACGCAAAGATCGGCGGAATAACACCAGCGGTGTTGATCTTCAAAGGCAGATGCGTAGTCTGCCCACCAAACATGCGACGCCCTTGCTGACGCTTAGCGTAATGGATCGGAATCCTGCGTTGCCCTCTTTCCATAAAGACAATGAAAGCCAATGTGGCAATCATCACAACTATGAGGAAGAGGAGAATAAACAGGGTGATTTCACCCACTGTCATCAACTGGATGGTATTGATCACTGCAGACGGAAGGCCTGCGATAATACCAGCGTAGATGATCAGGGAGATACCATTTCCGATCCCCTTTTCGGTCATTTGTTCTCCCAGCCACATCAGGAAAACGGTTCCAGCAGTCAGGGTCAAGATGGTCATCAACTTGAACCCGATTCCGGAAAACAGCACCATGGGAGCCCCAGTAGGGCTGCTCATAGATTCAAGACCAGTGGCAATGGCAAAACCCTGCACAACGGTAATGAGTACTGTCCCGTACCTGGTGTACTGGGTAATCTTCTTGCGTCCGGCCTCGCCTTCTTCTTTCTGAAGACGTTTCAACTCCGGGCTGACAACAGTCAGAAGTTGAAGAATAATCGAGGCCGATATGTATGGCATAATTCCCAGGGCGAAGATGGACATCTTACTGAGTCCACCACCTGAGAACATGTCAAATACGCCGAAGAGAGTGTTTTGCGCCTGGGCGAAAAACTCCGTCAGAGCCGCACTGTCGACGCCGGGAATAGGTATATGAATGCCCATCCGGTAGACAGCAAGCAGTGCGAACGTCCAGAGGAGCTTGTTACGCAGCTCTGGCAATCGGGCAATATTATCAACTCCTGACATCGTATCAATACCCTTCGACTAGAGAGTTAAGCTTCAATGGCCTTGGCGGTACCGCCGGCCTTGGCAATTTTCTCGGCTGCAGACGCACTGAAACGATGAGCTTCAATGGTCACTGCCTTTGCGACATCACCAGTACCGAGGATTTTGACCGGGGCGTTGTCTTTGACAACGCCGCGCTCATACATATCACTCAGGGTGATCTCATCCTTGCCTTCAAACATGGCTATAAGACGACCGACGTTCACAGCTTGGTACTCTTCGCGGAAGGGATTCTTGAATCCGCGCTTGGGCAGACGACGAGCCAGAGGCATCTGGCCGCCCTCAAAGCCGGGACGAACACCACCGCCGGAGCGGGCATTCTGACCCTTGTGGCCTTTACCGGAGGTCTTACCCCAGCCGGAACCAGAGCCGCGACCAATACGCTTGCGATTCTTGTATTCTTCCGGGAAGGCGTAGAGTTCATGCAGTTTCATTATTCCACTACCTCCACCAGGTGTCTGACCTTATAGATCATACCACGAATGACAGGGTTGTCCTCGTGTTCTTTGACCTGACTGATACGGCGCAAGCCCAATGCTTCCAAGGTCTTAACCTGGTCAGGCTTGCACGCGATCTTACTTTTGATCTGTTTTACTTTAATCACGGCGATCTCCTTTACTTTCTCGGCGTAGACACCGGGACACCGCGCAGGGCGGTCATTTCCTCGGCGCTCCGCAGGGACTCCAGACCGGCCATGGTGGCACGAAGCACGTTGTGCGGATTATTAGTGCCAATAGCCTTGGTCAGGATATCATGGACGCCAACGGCTTCCATGATCGCACGGACAGGACCACCAGCAATAATACCGGTACCACGGCTGGCAGGCTTGAGCATAACTCGTCCTGCACCGTAGTGACCCAAAACCTCATACGGAAGGGTACCGTCCAGCAGAGGAACATTGATCATGTTCTTCTTAGCGCGTTCAGACGCCTTACGGATGGCTTCAGGCACTTCGTTAGCCTTACCCAGACCGTATCCGACTCCACCTTCACCGTCTCCGACGACCACCAAGCAGCTGAAGCTAAAACGGCGGCCACCCTTGACAACCTTGGCGACGCGATTGAGGTAGACGATTTTTTCAATCAATCCACTTTCATTCTGTTCCATTGTTCTTTCCTAGCTACCTAGAATTTAAGCCCGGCTTCACGGGCGCCGTCGGCAAGAGCTTTTACCTTGCCGTGATAGATGTAACCACTCCGGTCGAATACACAGGATTCGATTTTCTTGGCCAAGGCGGCTTCGGCGATAGCCTTGCCGACCTTGGTTGCAGAATCCTTGTTGGCCTTGAGGGTCTCGCCATCCTTGTTCAGCACCTGAGTGCTGGCGGAAGCGA
The genomic region above belongs to uncultured Pseudodesulfovibrio sp. and contains:
- a CDS encoding menaquinone biosynthesis protein; amino-acid sequence: MAIQLGKIGYLNVLPIYHPLESGLIANDFQIHSGPPSALNNLMDAEKLDISAASSIEYARHPDKYYLVPNIAIGSRGPVQSVLLLSRYPVEELKGKTILVSSQTHTSAALLSVLQKELWEIETTYSTGNATVTLEKGERPDAILAIGDEALNLRFHPDYTHRIDLGEAWRELTGLPFIFGVWIIQRKSWKKSESKLSKAVSKLLEAKDWGVENIKKMCILAADSSCLSDDEMCSYFDGLVYDLAEEEINGLTLFYTHLKKHGLIERVPELHFIP
- a CDS encoding LysR substrate-binding domain-containing protein codes for the protein MYELQSFSKAGDVMFLSQPTISSHVANLEEELGVKLFDRLGRKVIPTQAGDVLYENAIKVFANLDRAKASIEMLRDRVVGDLGIGCSTIPSLSILPGMLAGFSKKYPEVSFTIHTHDSSEVLKRVLSGAWPVGIVGQKPEDAEVVAHHLVDDEIMVVAARNASWLPESGALSLAQVASLPWIMRERGSATRLVLERALEGSGRSIQDLTIRCRVEGTSESLAHAANGVGICFTSRLVAEDMIARGVLTALDIPELSGTRQFYLVYHSGRHMFPALKAFVDFNTK
- the rplQ gene encoding 50S ribosomal protein L17; this encodes MRHRKSGRKLNRTNTHRAAMFKNMARALLTYEQIRTTEPKAKELRSIVDKLVTLSLRNDLHARRQAYKVLGSHQLVQRLFDEIGPRFEGGTGGYTRIIKLSQPRKGDCAPMVIIELTKKAAEAPAEKEEAKPAKEEKKAAPKKKAAPKKDAVKKEEKVEEKPAEEAASEEAEEK
- a CDS encoding DNA-directed RNA polymerase subunit alpha encodes the protein MLIENGDKLINTRNWSELVKPEKLVRDPKSSEMYGKFICEPLERGYATTIGNAMRRVLLSSMQGCAIVSASIEGVQHEFTTVPGVLEDMTEVVLNLKLVRMAMTTDEPQRLTLEANKMGQVTAGMIQENQNVTVLNKDQLIATLTENRSFKMELEVRMGKGYVPADMHEGLTDEIGSMILDASYSPVKKVAYSVEQARVGQMTNYDKLILEVWTDGSVSPEDACAYSAKILKEQLSVFINFDELSSETHEEEDDAIDLNPNLFKSIDELELSVRATNCLKAANIQLVGELVQRTEQAMLKTKNFGRKSLDEIRRVLDAMTLKFGMSVEDFDKKYQEWLKRKEKNEA
- the rpsD gene encoding 30S ribosomal protein S4, whose amino-acid sequence is MARYTQAKCKLCRREGEKLFLKGDRCYTDKCAYEKRPYPPGHSGRMRHKMSDYAIQLREKQKVRRMYGVLEGQFRMYYHRADGMKGVTGHNLLILLERRLDNVIYRLGFANSRDQARQLVLHGIFKLNGRRVNIPSMQVQSADVIEVREEARKIPVINEAQEVIARRGCPEWLESDGANFKGTVKAMPNREDIQFPINEQLIVELYSK
- the rpsK gene encoding 30S ribosomal protein S11; its protein translation is MAKPRRSGKKKEKKNIPVGIAHVKATFNNTIVTFTDVKGNVVSWASAGAHFKGSRKSTPFAAQMAAESAAKRAQDSGMRTVGIYVKGPGSGREAAMRAINNAGFKVTFIRDITPIPHNGCRPPKRRRV
- the rpsM gene encoding 30S ribosomal protein S13, translated to MARIAGVDLPKNKRIDVALTYIYGIGRTMALQILDTTKVDWKTNSDDLTADEVSQIRLEIENNYKVEGDLRREITTNIKRLMDIGCYRGLRHRRGLPVRGQKSKTNARTRKGPRRSVMGRKKK
- the rpmJ gene encoding 50S ribosomal protein L36 is translated as MKVRPSVKKMCSKCKVIRRNGVLRVICENPRHKQRQG
- the map gene encoding type I methionyl aminopeptidase, with protein sequence MKKFRGVFLKNDKEIGLMREANRIVSTILDELEENVKPGVSTMLFEDICRSMCDQYDVRPAFLGYQGFPFALCCSVNDEIVHGFPSKERFLEEGDIVSVDMGVVYEGFYGDSARTFAVGQVSDEAKKLMDVTRESLYKGIDKAVPGNNLYDISAAIQSYVEGFGFGIVRRFVGHGIGSHLHEKPEIPNFVPKGIAGLPLKAGMVLAIEPMVTVGSHEVEVLEDKWTAVTKDRKLSAHFEHTVAITSDGPMILSLSD
- the secY gene encoding preprotein translocase subunit SecY, which encodes MSGVDNIARLPELRNKLLWTFALLAVYRMGIHIPIPGVDSAALTEFFAQAQNTLFGVFDMFSGGGLSKMSIFALGIMPYISASIILQLLTVVSPELKRLQKEEGEAGRKKITQYTRYGTVLITVVQGFAIATGLESMSSPTGAPMVLFSGIGFKLMTILTLTAGTVFLMWLGEQMTEKGIGNGISLIIYAGIIAGLPSAVINTIQLMTVGEITLFILLFLIVVMIATLAFIVFMERGQRRIPIHYAKRQQGRRMFGGQTTHLPLKINTAGVIPPIFASSILMFPATLAQFSSSEFLQDFAAIMSPTSIVYNLLFIGIIIFFCYFYTAIMFDPKGIAENIQKQGGFIPGIRPGVRTREYIDRVLSRITLWGAFYVSAVCVLPMFLISKFSVPFYFGGTSLLIVVGVAMDFMGQVESYLISRQYEGLMGKAGKLKGRH
- the rplO gene encoding 50S ribosomal protein L15; translated protein: MKLHELYAFPEEYKNRKRIGRGSGSGWGKTSGKGHKGQNARSGGGVRPGFEGGQMPLARRLPKRGFKNPFREEYQAVNVGRLIAMFEGKDEITLSDMYERGVVKDNAPVKILGTGDVAKAVTIEAHRFSASAAEKIAKAGGTAKAIEA
- the rpmD gene encoding 50S ribosomal protein L30; the protein is MIKVKQIKSKIACKPDQVKTLEALGLRRISQVKEHEDNPVIRGMIYKVRHLVEVVE
- the rpsE gene encoding 30S ribosomal protein S5 → MEQNESGLIEKIVYLNRVAKVVKGGRRFSFSCLVVVGDGEGGVGYGLGKANEVPEAIRKASERAKKNMINVPLLDGTLPYEVLGHYGAGRVMLKPASRGTGIIAGGPVRAIMEAVGVHDILTKAIGTNNPHNVLRATMAGLESLRSAEEMTALRGVPVSTPRK
- the rplR gene encoding 50S ribosomal protein L18; protein product: MSKSKNAQRLLRKPRIRKKISGTEVRPRLVVYRSNQHLYAQLVDDVNGVTLASASTQVLNKDGETLKANKDSATKVGKAIAEAALAKKIESCVFDRSGYIYHGKVKALADGAREAGLKF